One segment of Thermococcus sp. AM4 DNA contains the following:
- a CDS encoding MFS transporter → MKRTLYRLQLLTSALRTVGDAIESVALPWGILQSTGSLLSIGGFALFSHLPWVILPPLLGRTLDRTARKVRLAFLALLLQSILAVLIIPLSSNVVAFYLIVSGISALDILHRYYGFSLVASMTLDPSELQSLNAKLATVGNAVSLAAFPLAGFLSYRFGIKAMLLDAVLLLVGALTLIPYLNVEVKRKSEETPFEASREGIAVDKRFVIGVLVSVLLFNFALGSFRIFVFASLRKLSAGEFVYGILQSLTTVGSLAAVVIIALLAKRKGIGLRGPLMIGMFLQSISLLIVRIPSVVALFPAVFILGFGGELLNVSFDSLMQRFIPLERLGTARGLFDALATLVIPLSQLTFAWLIERGTGANLPVGAFLLGVLALGILALTTRDLSLD, encoded by the coding sequence ATGAAGCGGACCCTCTACCGCCTCCAGCTCCTCACATCAGCCCTCAGAACAGTGGGAGACGCCATCGAGAGCGTTGCCCTGCCCTGGGGCATCCTCCAGAGCACCGGCTCGCTCCTGAGCATCGGTGGCTTTGCCCTCTTCTCCCACCTGCCCTGGGTTATCCTCCCGCCCCTCCTCGGAAGGACGCTCGACAGAACGGCCAGGAAGGTCAGGCTGGCCTTCCTCGCGCTCCTCCTTCAGTCTATTCTCGCGGTTCTCATAATTCCACTCTCATCAAACGTCGTTGCATTCTACCTCATCGTCTCCGGGATCTCCGCCCTCGACATCCTCCACCGCTACTACGGCTTCTCGCTGGTCGCCTCGATGACCCTCGACCCCTCGGAGCTCCAAAGCCTCAACGCAAAGCTCGCTACAGTTGGAAACGCCGTTTCGCTGGCGGCTTTTCCGCTGGCCGGCTTTCTGTCTTACCGCTTCGGGATAAAGGCCATGCTCCTCGACGCGGTTCTCCTTCTGGTTGGAGCGCTCACACTAATTCCGTATCTGAACGTCGAGGTAAAGAGAAAGAGCGAGGAAACCCCGTTTGAGGCCTCGAGAGAAGGGATTGCCGTTGATAAGCGGTTCGTCATAGGAGTCCTCGTCTCGGTGCTCCTCTTCAACTTCGCCCTCGGCTCGTTCAGGATCTTCGTCTTCGCCTCGCTGAGGAAGCTGAGCGCGGGGGAGTTCGTTTACGGGATTTTGCAGTCTCTCACAACCGTCGGGAGTCTTGCAGCCGTAGTGATTATTGCCCTTCTCGCAAAAAGGAAGGGAATCGGCCTCAGGGGCCCGCTGATGATCGGAATGTTCCTCCAGAGCATCTCACTCCTCATCGTACGCATCCCATCTGTGGTGGCGCTGTTTCCAGCGGTGTTTATCCTCGGTTTTGGCGGGGAGCTTCTCAACGTCTCGTTCGACAGCTTAATGCAGAGGTTTATCCCGCTTGAGCGCCTTGGGACCGCGAGGGGCCTTTTCGATGCCCTCGCAACTCTGGTCATTCCGCTGTCCCAGCTGACCTTTGCGTGGCTGATTGAAAGGGGAACAGGGGCGAATCTCCCGGTCGGCGCCTTTCTCCTGGGAGTTCTCGCCCTCGGAATCCTCGCGCTCACCACGAGAGACCTTTCGTTAGATTGA
- a CDS encoding winged helix-turn-helix domain-containing protein, whose amino-acid sequence MPDEELAREVQELRKALEELRESFALVSQLAQAYLRLINLYAQYGGLGIEVAVPEVTDPISREIVRILFDLKRANVSEIARELKGRRGKASRNTVRAKLRELREMGIVVEVPGERGKCYALSKKVVKKWLEIIGIPINLDRTKDYRGD is encoded by the coding sequence ATGCCCGATGAGGAACTCGCCAGGGAAGTTCAGGAGCTCAGGAAGGCGCTCGAAGAGCTGAGGGAGAGCTTTGCCCTCGTTTCCCAGCTGGCGCAGGCCTATCTCCGCTTAATCAACCTCTACGCCCAGTACGGCGGGCTGGGAATAGAGGTGGCCGTTCCCGAGGTTACCGACCCCATATCGAGGGAAATCGTCCGGATTCTCTTCGACCTCAAGCGGGCGAACGTGAGCGAGATAGCGCGGGAGCTGAAGGGCAGGCGCGGAAAGGCCTCGCGGAACACCGTGAGGGCCAAGCTGAGGGAGCTTAGGGAGATGGGAATCGTCGTCGAGGTTCCCGGGGAGAGGGGAAAGTGCTACGCCCTCTCAAAGAAGGTGGTCAAAAAGTGGCTCGAAATAATCGGAATCCCGATTAACCTTGACCGAACTAAAGATTATCGAGGTGATTGA